CGTACCAGTTGTGCTCGTTCATAGAAGCTCTTCTGATAAAACCATTTCTGTAAGACTCCGCTACATTCTGACCTGCAAACGGACCGCTGTAGTTAGCATCAAATGTTTCTACACCAGGACCAGACCAAGGCAGACGGTCATCACCAAAATCGGCAACTGAACCACCCTGATTCCAGCTTCTGATATCTTCCCAGCGAACAATACCCTGATCATTTCTGAACCTGCTAGATGTTCTGTAGCTTCCATTAATTTGTCCGAGGTCGCCTGTTCCACCACCTCTACCCAAAGAAACGTAAGCAGAAGTTGCCAATTCAGTTTTGTCAGAGATTGTCCAGTAGTGGTTTAGAAAAGCTTTAGGCTTGTGGTAGAAGTTTTTTCTCCAAGAGAACTCTTCCCCATCAAGATTACCCCACTGTGGATTGTACTTGATACCTCTTTCTTCAATGGTTTGTATGGTTACACCATCGTAGCTTCCGTATTCTCTCTGATGGTGCCACTGAGGGGCGCCCAGCACTGTAAAGTTAAGCGCATGCTGACTGTTGAACTGCTTGGCCAGCGATGCGAAGTATGACCATCCGTTAAACTGTGTACCATCAGCATATCCGTCTCCCTGGGTATGTGTACCTTGTAAAGTAAATGCCCAACCGTTATCACCTAATCCGGTAGACAGTACAAGACCGTACTTCTGGTAGCCATCGTTACCAACACCTACAGATACAGCACCACCTTTTTTCATTTCAGCAGCATTAGTAATGATGTTGATTGTACCTCCAACTGAAGAAACAGCTAATTTAGAAGCACTTAAACCACGTTGTACCTGTATACTGCTAGTTACATCAGACAAGCCAGCCCAGTTTGACCAGTATACCCAGCCATTTTCCATATCGTTTACCGGAATACCATTGATCATCACAGCGACATTACGCTGGTCAAATCCGCGAACGTTGATTCTGGCATCACCAAAACCACCACCCTGCTTGGTTACATAAACAGAAGGAGTAGAACGTAGGATTTCAGGAAACTCCTGGTTACCAATTTTTTGCTCTATTTCTCTTCCTTTGATTGTAGAAACAGCTACTGGAGTTTTTCTGTCTATGGCTACAGAAGCGATTACCTCAATCTCTTCCAGGCCTACTGCGCCTTCGCCTAAAGTTACAGAACCAACATTAGTCGTCTGATTTGCCTTAATATTAACTGGCAGGCTAATTGTCTCGTAGCCTAAATAAGTAATTGTAAGCGTTTGTGCTCCACTAGGAATGCCAGAAAGCATAAAATTACCTTCAATGTCAGATACCGTACCGGTAGTAGTACCTTCTAACATTACATTGGCGCCTATCAGCACTTCTTGAGTATTCTCATCAAGGATAACTCCTTTGACGGCACCCGTTTGAGCTGCTGCCTGGAAGGACACAAATAGTAGCCCACAAATGATGTGTAAAATTCTTCTCATAACTTAAGGGTATGTTTTTAAGATATATTCGCAAAGTTCAACATCAATCCCTTAAGGTAAAGCCTTTTACTTTTTATCGAAATATTAAGTTAAGATTTACTTCTTAATATTAACTTAACATTACACTTCTCTTACACATCATTTTGCTCAGGCATACCTTCGTAATTTGGTATGATCACTTCATTTTTTTGGCTTAAATCCATAATCTCGCGCAAGAAGGCATCAGTCTCCCGCAAGACACCTTTCCAGTCATTAGAACGAATATATGAGCTGATTACATGGTTGCCAGCTTCGGGAAATGCAACTTTTCTTTTTTGTTCGTTTGGGGTTCCCAGTTCTTCAAACATACGCAACATAGCTTCTACTGAAACTACCTTATCCTGTTCTTCTTCATTTTTGTAGTAATAGCCTAAAAAAACCGGGCACTTAACTTTACTAAAGGTTTCTTCAGTCATGGTGTTTTCTACTAATCCTGCCAGGGCTATATAACCTTCTATATAGTATAGCCTTGACCAGTACTGCTTTGTTAAGCCGCTTCGTTCTTCTACGATGTACTCCCCCCCTACTACCTGTTCCATCATTTGCCTGCCCCAGGGGCGGTTAAGCAAAAACAAATTTTCGTCTTGGGGTGCGATAATAGGAGAGTACAATACCAAAGCTGCCAGATCTGGATTTTCAGAGGCGATATACAGGCCCAGCGCTCCTCCGGTTGAGGTGCCCATAACAATCACTTTCTCACCTATGGCTTTACCTACCGCTACAGCCTGCTTAGCTGAGGCCAGTAAACTTTCTGTAGTTAGACTTTTAAAAGCTGAATCCGATTCTATACCATGTTCTTTTAAGCGAGACAAATACAGATTGCAGCCATATTTTTCTGCTATCAATCTATGTACCGGCTCACCCTCGCCCTGGCTGGCACCAAAGCCATGGAGGTACACTATACTATAAGAAGTCTTTTGCTTACTACTATCAGCCCAGATAATTCGAGCTTCATTATCAGGTTTTACAAAAGGATTGTCTTTCTCCTGCTGAATAATTTCTTCTTCCAATCTACTGAGTTCAGTAGTGACAGCCGGTAGTCGGCCGCTCAATGATCCATGATTCGGTTTTGGCCCCATACTATATACTCCTGCTGTTAATGCTACAATTATTCCCAGACCATATAAAGCTTTTTTCATTTGGCATTCATATTAATGGTTGTGAAGTGCATGAAGGTAGTTAATTACAACTACAGGCTAAGACTATGATACTAATTATTATAAGCTTCTAAAAAGAATAATTAATGTCTAGCTAGAAGTAGAGCTTAAATAAAGCCTGTTAGTTTGTTAAAACTAAAGCCTTAGCTGAATGATAAAATTGATTTTTAAGAATTTTAAGGCTCCACGCTGCTATTTTTTTAAAATCCTACAAAGCTAACAAAAAAGGCCATTTCCTGTAAAAAAAGCCACCTTTGAGTATTCATGCGTACGGTTACGAGAAAAATTGAAGGTTTTCAGGTATATATTTTTATATAAATATTTATATTTATTCATAAAATGTTTATATTTGTATTAGATAATACATCAGACAGATCAAACATAAGAATTGAACTTATAAGACATGAAAAATTTAATCTCACTACTCGTCTTAGTTTTAATCGCTCAGTCAACTCTTGCTCAAAATACATCTCGTAACAATTATAAAGGTCTCTGGAATACCAACAGCACTTGGTTAGATAACTCTGCCCCTACTACTAACGGTAGTTATAATCCCCCAATCACTATTCAGGGCTACATCACCCGTGCAGGTAACCTCACCATTTCTAACGGAACTACCTTAACAGTTAATGATACACTTTGGGTAGAAGGAGACCTTACTTTGTCTGGTGGAGGAACGCTAAGAATTGGCAACGAAGGCCTATTGATAGTTGACGGGAATACCAATGCTAATAATGGGGCTAACATTGATGTTGATGGAATTGTAGTTGTATTAGGTAATGTAAATATGGCTAATGGAGTAAATGTGGATCCTAATGGTGGTGAACCCTATGTCTTCGGGCAAACCAGATATGGAGGAGCTAACTACTCGGCAGCGGTTCCTGGAGAATCTAACCTGGCAAACGACTATCCAGAGCTCTACCAACAAATCATGAATCGAACGTTACCTGTAGAATTAGTATCGTTTACCGCCAAAGCAAATTCAAGTACTGTACTTTTGGAGTGGTCCACGGCCATGGAAAAAAACTTTGACTACTTTACAGTAGAGCGTGCTAATGCTGACCTTAACTTTCAATCTATTGGAGAAGTGCGTGGTCAGGGAAATAAGAACACAGAAACTTTTTACAGTTTTGAGGATCGCCACCCTCGCAAAGGACAGGCCTACTACCGACTGAAAGCTACAGATTTTGATGGCTCTGTAGAGTATCATAAAGTAACTGCTGTGTATTTTGAAGGCCTTGCTTCTTTTAATACCAAAGTATACCCCAACCCGGTTAACTCAAACCAAATGACTATTGAAAGTACCAATAGTCTTACGCAAAATATTAAACTGCTGGACCTGAGTGGAAAAGCAGTATACACCCAAAGTATTCAAATGGGTAAAAACGAAATTAATCTGCCTGCCTCAGTAAAGCCTGGTGCTTACCTCCTGCTTATGGAGAACGAACAAGGCCTGCAAAGCCAGGAAAGAATTATGATCTTATAA
This window of the Porifericola rhodea genome carries:
- a CDS encoding TonB-dependent receptor: MRRILHIICGLLFVSFQAAAQTGAVKGVILDENTQEVLIGANVMLEGTTTGTVSDIEGNFMLSGIPSGAQTLTITYLGYETISLPVNIKANQTTNVGSVTLGEGAVGLEEIEVIASVAIDRKTPVAVSTIKGREIEQKIGNQEFPEILRSTPSVYVTKQGGGFGDARINVRGFDQRNVAVMINGIPVNDMENGWVYWSNWAGLSDVTSSIQVQRGLSASKLAVSSVGGTINIITNAAEMKKGGAVSVGVGNDGYQKYGLVLSTGLGDNGWAFTLQGTHTQGDGYADGTQFNGWSYFASLAKQFNSQHALNFTVLGAPQWHHQREYGSYDGVTIQTIEERGIKYNPQWGNLDGEEFSWRKNFYHKPKAFLNHYWTISDKTELATSAYVSLGRGGGTGDLGQINGSYRTSSRFRNDQGIVRWEDIRSWNQGGSVADFGDDRLPWSGPGVETFDANYSGPFAGQNVAESYRNGFIRRASMNEHNWYGILSNLTHEINESLTLVAGIDARYYKGLHYRRLEDLLGLDAYYDDDNINNPEHYVTDEGRADGNEIDYYNDGLVNWLGAFAQLEYSVGDLTVFGSGSFSNQGYKRIDYFLYEDSDPAQESDWENFLGGTVKAGANYNINDQHNVFVNGGYFSQQPIFDNVFINYSNEVDEDVENQDVYAIEVGYGFRSAYLSANLNAYSTQWSNRQISRGVSVDGADGTANFSNISQLHQGIELDLTASPVERLNITAMASLGNWRYTDNFNAEIFDNDRQPLGTETLFMEDVKIPDAAQTTLNLGANYEAFEGFRVYASYYYADRIYADFDIATDDSFAEEGNQAWQLPSYSLLDGGLSYQFNVSGLDLTVNLNVNNILDEEYMAESESNVLYDPAREGDMQVGDNGSIFNRVYYGFGRTWNAGLKVRF
- a CDS encoding alpha/beta hydrolase, with amino-acid sequence MKKALYGLGIIVALTAGVYSMGPKPNHGSLSGRLPAVTTELSRLEEEIIQQEKDNPFVKPDNEARIIWADSSKQKTSYSIVYLHGFGASQGEGEPVHRLIAEKYGCNLYLSRLKEHGIESDSAFKSLTTESLLASAKQAVAVGKAIGEKVIVMGTSTGGALGLYIASENPDLAALVLYSPIIAPQDENLFLLNRPWGRQMMEQVVGGEYIVEERSGLTKQYWSRLYYIEGYIALAGLVENTMTEETFSKVKCPVFLGYYYKNEEEQDKVVSVEAMLRMFEELGTPNEQKRKVAFPEAGNHVISSYIRSNDWKGVLRETDAFLREIMDLSQKNEVIIPNYEGMPEQNDV
- a CDS encoding T9SS type A sorting domain-containing protein, whose protein sequence is MKNLISLLVLVLIAQSTLAQNTSRNNYKGLWNTNSTWLDNSAPTTNGSYNPPITIQGYITRAGNLTISNGTTLTVNDTLWVEGDLTLSGGGTLRIGNEGLLIVDGNTNANNGANIDVDGIVVVLGNVNMANGVNVDPNGGEPYVFGQTRYGGANYSAAVPGESNLANDYPELYQQIMNRTLPVELVSFTAKANSSTVLLEWSTAMEKNFDYFTVERANADLNFQSIGEVRGQGNKNTETFYSFEDRHPRKGQAYYRLKATDFDGSVEYHKVTAVYFEGLASFNTKVYPNPVNSNQMTIESTNSLTQNIKLLDLSGKAVYTQSIQMGKNEINLPASVKPGAYLLLMENEQGLQSQERIMIL